The segment TTGCAAACCGGATCCCCCCAACTAACCGGTATTTATGACAGTCTAGGAAAACAACTCTCTTGAGGAAAGGTTGATTCCAATGACAAAGCGGGCAATACTTCTCATACTGGACAGCTTGGGAATTGGAGCCATGGATGATGTTCCTCAAGTGCGTCCCAGAGATACAGGAGCCCATACCTTTCGTCATATTTTGGATCAGGCGGAAAAGATGGAGATCCCCAACCTGGAAAAGCTGGGGATTAATCAACTGTTACACCACCCCCGACTGCAAAACCCCAAGCCTTTGGCAAGTTGGGGCTCCCTCAACCTACAGCACGAAGGGGCAGACAGCTATGCCGGTCACCAGGAAATCATGGGAACCCGTCCCCGGAAGCCGATACGGGAACCCTTTGTCCACATTCTGCCTCAAGTGCGGAAAACATTGGAGAGAAAAGGGTATCAAGTGGAAGTTCCCAACCCGGACCTTCCTTACCTTTGGGTCAATCATGCAGTCGTGATCGGTGACAATATCGAAACGGACTACGGCCAAATTTACAATGTTTCCGGTGCACTGGATGTGATTCCCTTTGAAGAGGTGCTGGAGATTGGAAATATTGTCCGAAGAGAAGTACAGGTAAGCCGGGTAATCGCTTTGGGAGGAAATGGCGTCTCCCCCAAACAGCTGCAACAGAGTGTGGAGCGTCGTGAAGATGGCTTGATCGGATTGAATTCTCCCAAATCCGGCGTTTACAACAAAAACTATCATGCCCGGCACTTGGGTTACGGGGTGGATCCAACCAAACAAATTGCCACCCTGTTGATCCAGAAGGGCTGGCCCGTTCATCTGATCGGAAAGATGCAGGATGTGATTTCCTGTGAAGGAGCTGAAACCTTTCCGGGAGTGGACACGGAGCAAGTGATGAAAGACATCGAAAACAGTTTCAACCATCTAAAACGGGGTTTGATCGCCGCCACCGTGCAGGAAACCGATTTGGCAGGACATGCTGAAGATGTAAACCGCTATTCCCAAAAAATCATGCAGGTGGACCGACATCTGGGACTTCTCCTTCCCCAAATGGGGCCGGATGATTTGCTCCTGATCAGTGCCGATCACGGCAATGACCCCACTGTGGGCCACAGTCAACACACCCGGGAAAAAACCTTTGTCCTGGCCTACAACAAAAAATTACCCGCCGTCTCCCTTGGAAACCGGGACACACTGTCTGATCTCGCTGCCACACTGGCCCAGTTTTTCAATGTCCCTTGTCCTGAAAACGGAAAAGGCTTCTATGAGGAATGGCTTCATGCCTATTCATAAAGGAATAATTTGGAGCGAAAACGCCATTTCGCTCCCTTTTTTTATGTTCCTTTTGCAAAAAAGGATTAAAAAATTGGAAATGGACATTGATTTACCAATAAAGAGAGACTACTATTTTTATAGATCCGAAATGTGGTGAATTCAGATTTGCTCCACCATCCCTTCCAGGACAATGGATCTGGTTTTCACCATCCTATCCTCAACGACAAAGGATGGACAACATTATCAAATTGATCTTAAGGGAGCTGAACTCATGTTACGTTTCATCTCATTAATCGGCGTTGTTTCTTTACTTCTTACCGGATGCAGTCTTGGAATCCTCAAAGACACAGCGTCAGATTCTGAGGAAAAAGAACCGAAAAAAGCCATTACACAGGAAGAAGAGCCAAAGGAGGATGAGAAAACCCAAGATGAAGGCTCATGGGACCGGTATGAAGGGGATTGGAAGGATAACTTCAACGGGCTGAAGACTGAGATTACTGAAATCGGGCTGAACGATAAGTTTGTACCAGAACGAGGAATCGATAAAGAACCACATCCCGCTGTCGCTGTTTCATTCAAAATAAAAAATACGACTGACGAGGTTTTTACAACTTATCCGACACAAGCCACTCTGGTTACTTCCACTGGAGAACAATTGAGAGCGGAAGCGACTACCTCCGATCATGATTTGAGCGGAGAAATTCACGAAGGGGTATTAAAAGAAGGAAAAGTTATCTTCTACCTGAAGCGAAGTAAAACAGATGAAATCGAGTGGGTAAAACTGCAATGGCAGAACTATTCAGGAAGCACTTCTGATGATGCTTCCATCCGCAGAGAACGAAAAACGATGGAAGCAAAACTGCAATTGCAAAAGTGATTTTCAAAGCTGTCACCATATAAGGTGACGGCTTTTCGTTCAAAGATGAAGGGTATTCCCTTTCCCCTCAACTTTGCTGTAAACACCTGAATCTGACATAATAAACAGAGATTTATCTTATACTTGTGTCCGGGAGGATCAAACATGAATGCATACAGTCAGTTGGCCACTGAAGTATATGACCTGGATAAACCCATTGGTCACTCCTTCGGTGATGTGGAATTTTATCGGGAAAGGCTGAAGTCCTGTACAGGTCGGGTTTTGGAACCTGCCGTAGGAACCGGTCGTATTCTGATCCCTTTACTGGAGTCAGGCTTAACAGTGGACGGGCTTGATTCTTCAGGGGAGATGTTGGACATATGCCGGACCCACTGTCGTAACAGACAATTAAATCCGCTACTCTTTAAAGAAAAGATCCAGGACTTTTCCCTCCCCCATCGCTATGACGCCATCATTCTTCCCGCCGGTTCCTTTCTCCTCCTGGAAAAAAGGGAAGAATCCCTTCAGGCACTCCGATGTTTTCGTCAACACTTGGTTCCTGGGGGACGGTTGATTCTGGATCTTTTCCTGCAAACCGAATTTCCCCTTCACTCCGTTACCACCCGCTCCTGGACCAATTCCCAAGGGGATGTCCTGACAATGGAGGAAAAAATGACGGAGGTG is part of the Kroppenstedtia pulmonis genome and harbors:
- a CDS encoding phosphopentomutase, whose protein sequence is MTKRAILLILDSLGIGAMDDVPQVRPRDTGAHTFRHILDQAEKMEIPNLEKLGINQLLHHPRLQNPKPLASWGSLNLQHEGADSYAGHQEIMGTRPRKPIREPFVHILPQVRKTLERKGYQVEVPNPDLPYLWVNHAVVIGDNIETDYGQIYNVSGALDVIPFEEVLEIGNIVRREVQVSRVIALGGNGVSPKQLQQSVERREDGLIGLNSPKSGVYNKNYHARHLGYGVDPTKQIATLLIQKGWPVHLIGKMQDVISCEGAETFPGVDTEQVMKDIENSFNHLKRGLIAATVQETDLAGHAEDVNRYSQKIMQVDRHLGLLLPQMGPDDLLLISADHGNDPTVGHSQHTREKTFVLAYNKKLPAVSLGNRDTLSDLAATLAQFFNVPCPENGKGFYEEWLHAYS
- a CDS encoding class I SAM-dependent methyltransferase, which gives rise to MNAYSQLATEVYDLDKPIGHSFGDVEFYRERLKSCTGRVLEPAVGTGRILIPLLESGLTVDGLDSSGEMLDICRTHCRNRQLNPLLFKEKIQDFSLPHRYDAIILPAGSFLLLEKREESLQALRCFRQHLVPGGRLILDLFLQTEFPLHSVTTRSWTNSQGDVLTMEEKMTEVNFLNQYTVSLLRYEKWRKGQLIQTEMQRFPLRWYGLEEFKLVLKDAGFSDIIVSAQYEYGKAPTSDTDTITFEARNVSVS